The following are from one region of the Methyloversatilis discipulorum genome:
- a CDS encoding ExbD/TolR family protein, with protein MMNQINVVPYIDVMLVLLVIFMVAPQATPTGSIELPSVGQASQTPAQPIEVMVKADGKLALRDRDKGGKEEAVTRDALVSRLRDMQGGDASRALVVAGDKAVRYEEILLVMDTLQGNGFTRIGLLVQTGQNAKPAR; from the coding sequence ATGATGAACCAGATCAACGTCGTGCCTTACATCGACGTGATGCTGGTGCTGCTCGTCATTTTCATGGTCGCGCCGCAGGCCACGCCGACCGGCAGCATCGAACTGCCCAGCGTCGGTCAGGCCTCGCAGACGCCGGCTCAGCCGATCGAGGTGATGGTGAAAGCCGACGGTAAGCTGGCGCTGCGCGATCGCGACAAGGGCGGCAAGGAAGAGGCGGTCACGCGCGACGCGCTGGTGAGCCGCCTGCGCGACATGCAGGGCGGCGACGCCAGCCGCGCGCTGGTCGTGGCCGGCGACAAGGCGGTGCGCTACGAGGAAATCCTGCTCGTGATGGATACGTTGCAGGGTAATGGTTTCACCCGAATCGGCCTGCTGGTGCAGACCGGGCAGAACGCGAAACCGGCCCGCTGA